A stretch of Gorilla gorilla gorilla isolate KB3781 chromosome 9, NHGRI_mGorGor1-v2.1_pri, whole genome shotgun sequence DNA encodes these proteins:
- the LOC101148239 gene encoding olfactory receptor 8J2: protein MKATIQTASGNLTWVTEFILVGVSDDPELQIPLFLVFLVLYLLTVAGNLGIITLTSVDPQLQTPMYFFLRHLAIINLCNSTVIAPKMLVNFLVTKKTISYYGCAAQLGGFLVFIVAEIFMLAAMAYDRYVAIWNPLLYAVVVSPKVCRLLVSLTYLQSLITALTVSSCVFSVSYCSSNIINHFYCDDVPLLALSCSDTYIPETAVFIFSGTNLFFSMIVVLISYFNIVITILRIRSSEGRQKAFSTCASHMTAVVVFYGTLLFMYLQPRSNHSLDTDKMASVFYTLVIPMLNPLIYSLRNKNVKDALKRFLDNPCRSLKLM, encoded by the coding sequence ATGAAGGCAACAATACAAACGGCTTCAGGAAATCTCACATGGGTGACGGAGTTCATTCTTGTGGGAGTCTCAGATGATCCGGAGCTCCAGATTCCCCTCTTCCTGGTCTTCCTGGTGCTCTATTTGCTGACCGTGGCAGGGAACCTGGGCATCATCACCCTCACCAGTGTTGACCCTCAACTTCAAACCCCCATGTACTTTTTCCTCCGACACTTGGCTATTATTAATCTTTGCAATTCTACTGTCATTGCCCCTAAAATGCTGGTTAACTTCCTGGTTACCAAGAAAACCATATCATACTATGGATGTGCAGCCCAACTGGGTGGATTCTTGGTTTTCATTGTGGCTGAGATTTTCATGCTGGCTGCAATGGCCTATGACCGCTATGTGGCTATTTGGAACCCTCTGCTCTATGCCGTAGTGGTGTCTCCAAAGGTGTGTCGTCTGCTGGTGTCCCTCACATACCTTCAGAGTCTTATCACAGCACTGACTGTCTCTTCCTGTGTGTTCTCTGTGTCATACTGTTCTTCCAACATTATCAACCATTTTTACTGTGATGATGTCCCTTTGCTAGCATTGTCCTGTTCTGATACCTACATTCCAGAAACAGCAGTCTTTATCTTTTCAGGGACCAACTTGTTTTTCTCCATGATTGTTGTTCTGATATCCTACTTCAACATTGTTATTACCATTTTGAGGATACGTTCCTCAGAAGGACGACAAAAAGCCTTTTCCACCTGTGCTTCTCACATGACAGCTGTGGTTGTGTTCTATGGGACTCTCCTTTTCATGTATTTGCAACCAAGGAGTAATCATTCATTAGATACTGACAAAATGGCTTCGGTCTTCTACACCCTGGTGATACCAATGCTGAACCCTCTAATCTACAGCCTCAGGAACAAGAACGTGAAGGATGCACTAAAGAGGTTCCTAGATAACCCATGCCGATCACTCAAACTAATGTAA